The Polaribacter sp. Q13 sequence TAATCTCCTTCTCGAGCATAATTTGCAATGGCTAAACTAAAACGAACAGATAAAAACAATTCTCTTTTGCTTACACCTTGGTACTTACAAAGCTTAGAATTAATCAATTTTTGTACAATGGCATCTACATCTTCGTTTTTAAATTGTTCTCCATGTTTCCAAACAGTTTCAATATCGACTCTATCAACAGCCAAACCTAGATGTTTGCTAATAGACATTTCATTTAATTCGCAGTCATAAAAACCAGGAACTCTCATACCTCCAACCATTAAAATGGTGGCATGTTGCATTCTTTTTTTTGCACTTACTACTCTAATAAATTTGTCTAAAATAAGATCTAGTTGTTTAGATTTTGGTCTGTCAAAAACCCAAGAATATTTTACTTCTAGAGAATTTAAGATGTTTAGTAAAAAGTTTTGTCCACATAATCTGTTAGCGGTTAATCTTCCTCCTGTAACTTCATCATGAGACCAACTTAATAAAGGCATTTTGTTTTCTCGTAACCAATTTCCTATAGCTAAAGCCAAATCACCAGCGATGTAAGAAGCCTGGTAAATAATTAAGCCACTCATATCTTCGGTCTTAAAATTATTTAAGGCTTCTAATACAGCTTTTTTAGTTTGAATAGGTTCTTTTAAAGCTAATAATTGATTGTTAGAACCAAATACACTTTTAATTTGTTCTGTAGCTTCTGTATAAGATTCTTTTGCTTTTTTCCAATCGAAATGTAGTTCAAAACCAATTCCAATTAATCCTATTTTTACATCTTTTTTTTCTGGAGCTTTACAAATAAGTTTCTCCATTTCTTCAGCTACCACACCTTTACGTTGTAGTATGTCTAAATTTAAATCTTTAGGTTTTAATACGGGTTTTTCTAAGACATCTGTTGCCATAATTTTATTTTTTTAATAGTATTTGTTCCACTTCTTTAGTACTCGGAAAATAACTTCTCCCTCCAAAATGGGTTGCAATTATAGATGCATAAGCAGAAGCATATTCCAATCGTTTAGCTAAGTTTTTTCCTTTTAACAAAGCCGATGCATAAGCGCCATGAAAAGCATCTCCACAACCAGTAGTATCTACAACTTCAGTAGGAAAAGCAGCTTGATGAATAATTCTTTCATTTTCTAAAGCCCAACTTCCATTAGCACCATCAGTAATTACTAATTGTCCATTGGTTATTAAACTCAATGCATTGATGCATTCTTCTGGTAAGTCTAATTCAGTAATCATTTGAGCTCCTTCTAGTGGCAGAATAATATGACTACCTAAAGAAATCATTTTTTTTAATACAGAAATATCTCCAGCTTCAATATCTAAAACAGAGGGAATGTTATGTTTATTAGCAATTTTTAGAAGTTCTAAATTTCCAACAACATCATAACCATCTACTAATAATAATTTACTGTTTTTAATCCAATCTTCATTAATATCTTTTGGTAGAAGTGGTTTGTAGTTATTTGTTGAGTAATAAACGGTACGATCTCCATTTTTAGTATTTATTTCAACAACAGCAATTGCAGGTTGAAAATCTGGATTGTTAATTAATAACGAGGTGTCAACATTATACCTTTTTAGTTCTTCTCTAGCGATTAAACTTAAAGTATTGTCTGCTTTATATCCTAAAAACGCTGTCTTTAAATTGTTTTGAGCAATAACACAAGCAGCATTTCCTGCAGGAGCACCCCCTTGAATAATTATTTTTGAAACTTCGTGTTTTGATCCTAAATTTACATTTAAAGGAACCTCAGCTAAAATATCTACAACCATCATCCCAGAAACTATTACATCAAATTTCATGTTATTCTCTTTTAAATTATAGAGTAAAATTACGACTGATTTAGATGAGGTATTAAATACATATTTAGTTGTAAAGTGTACTATTTTTCCATATATTTGATGTAATAATTTTTTTATTCGAAAATATATACATATTGAAAGCTGTTTTTGAACCCATTTCTAATACTACTAATCAATCTTTTCATTATCGAGTTTTCGAAAAATTAGAGTTTGGAACTCCTTGGCATTATCATCCTGAATGGGAACTAACATTTATTACTGAAAGCACAGGGATAAGAAGTGTTGGGAATTCTATACAAGCATATCAACCAGGAGAATTAGTCTTATTAGGACCCAATTTACCTCATTGTTGGAAAACAAATAGAAGTACAAAAGAACTTGCTAAATCTACTGTAATTCAATTTAGAAAAGATGTATTAGGAGATGGATGGATGGATAAAGATGAGTTTTCTTTGATAAAAAAAATGTTGATTAGTAGTAACTACGGATTAATATTCAATGAAATTATTGCAAAAGATATTGGTGCAAAAATGATTTCTATGAAAGAAACATCTACAACACTTCGATTAATAGAATTTATAAAATTACTTCATGAATTATCTTTAGAAAAATATGAGGTATTAAGTTTAGGTGCAAGTTTTAATGTCAATTCTTTGGTTTCAGATAGAATTAGAAATATTATCAATTTTGTAGATGAAAATTATCAAAATAAAATAGAAGCTTCGCAATTAGGAGATTTGGTTTTTATGACTCCAGTTTCGTTTTCTAAATTTTTTAAGAGGTCATTTAATAAAACTTTTACTTCTTATTTAAATGAATATAGGGTTAGTAAAGCTTGCGAATTTTTAAAAGAATCTGAAATTTCTGTTGAACAAATAGCTTTTGAAACAGGTTATCCAAACCTTTCTTTTTTTCATAGAAAATTCAAGTTATTTACAAAGCAAACACCTGCCCAATATAGAGCAACATTTTTTAAGTAAAAAAGAATTTATAGGTTTTTAATATAATTTTATGTTTAGTTTTGTATAGTTTTTGTCAAGTCTATAAATGCCTTTAAACTTGTAATTCATTGTTAAATTTGTAAATCTATAAAACCATTCAAATATATACATGAATAAGCATCTAAAAAAAACGAAGAAATTAGATTTTTTATAATTTAATCCTGTTTTCAAAGAAATCTAAAAATTGGTTTAAGTGTTCTAAATAGTTTTGGGTGCGTTTAGAAGAAATATAGTTAGCTACTCTAAAAATATTATTTCTCAATTTCAAATGAACCTTTTAAGCCTTTATCAGAATTGGTACTTATCCAAACATTAAATTTACCTGGTTCAATTATTGGGATAAAATTGTCATTAAGTACTGTTAAATCATTAGTTTTTAATGTGAAATTCACCACTTTCGATTCATTAGGAGCTAGCGTAATCTTGCGGAATCCTTTTAATTCTTTCACGGGTCTGGTTGTAGATCCCACAATATCTTGTACATATAATTGCACAATTTCTGTTCCCTGAACATTACTATTATTTGTAATTTGTGCAGAAATAACAAGCGAATCTTTACGGTTTAATTTTTCTTTGGATACTATCAAATTATCATATTCAAAGTTAGAATAACTTAGTCCAAAGCCAAACGGAAATAAAGGTTTAGACGTTTCATCTCTATAATTAGATTGATGAGGTCTTCCGCTATTTCTCTGATTATAATAGACAGGTATTTGACCTACTGATTTTGGAAAACTAGTTGTCAATTTACCTGACGGATTGCTTTTTCCATAAATTAAATCTGCTAAAGCATTACCTGTTTCAATACCAGGATGCCAACCAATTAATACGGCCTCAGAAGATTCTAAAACTCCTGTTAAATCAAGAGGACGACCATTAAATACTACTGTGATAATTGGTTTTCCTTTTTTCTTTAGTTTATTTAAAAAAGCTTCTTGATTGTTAGGTAATTTAATATTTGTACGTGAATGATTTTCACCAAACAAAGTTGAGCTTTCACCAACACAGGCAATTATAACATCTGTTTTAGAATTTACCTCTTTAGTTATTGTAATGTTGCTATCGGCATTATTTTTTAATCCAGAATAGGGGGTAACTACTTCTTCATTTTTTCCTAAAGATTGCCACCAACCCATAACATTCGTTTCATTGGCAAATAAACCAACAACAGCAATGTTAATCTTCTTGTTTTTTAAGGGTAATATATTTTCTTTATTTTTTAACAATACCATAGATTCACTTGCAATCTGTCTTGCTAATTTTCTTTTTTCTAAAGTAGGATTTGCTTTATCTACATTGGTAAGAGAGGTATAAGGATTTTTAAATAAACCTTTTTTATATTTGACAAATAAGATTCTTCCAACGGCCTCATCAATAATATTTTCCGAAAGATTATTGGCTTTTACTTCCTCAGTAAGTTTTTGATATGTAAGAGTTTTCATTTCCATATCAACTCCGGCATTGATAGCCAAAAGTGCTGCTTCCCTTTTATCAGAAGCAATACCGTGTTTTATCAGTTCTTCTACAGCATCCCAGTCGCTAACAACAAAACCATTAAAGTTCATTTTTTCCTTTAAAGTTTTTCGAATGTATTTTTTGTTTGCTGTGGCAGGCACTCCATTAATATCATTAAAAGCAGACATTACAGTTAAAGCACCAGCATTAACACCAGCTTCAAATGAAGGTAAATAAACTTCATGCATTGTTCTGTCGGATATTTCTGTGTATTGATAGTCTCGACCTCCGGTTGCTGCACCATAACCAACAAAATGCTTTAAACAAGCAATTACTTTGCCTTCGCTTGAAACATCTTTACCCTGAAAACCGTTTACAGCAGCTTTACTAAAAATAGCATTTAGGTAGGTGTCTTCACCATATGATTCTGCAATACGTCCCCAACGAGGATCTCTTGAAACATCTACCATAGGAGCAAAAGCCCAATCAACCCCATTCGCTGCTGCTTCTGATGCTGCTACGGAATTAGCTCTTTCAATTAATTTTGGAGACCATGTGCATGATTGCGCAAGACTTATTGGAAAAATAGTACGAAACCCATGTATAACATCATGTCCAAAGATAATAGGAATTCCTAATCTGGTTTCTTCAATCGCTATTTTCTGAATCTTGTTTCTTTCTTTTACAGTATAAAAATTTTTTCTGCCATTAAGTAAAGATCCAACTTGTCCGTTTTTAATATCATCAGATAATTTATTATCTAATCCTGCTGAAAATCTTTGTGAAAGCTGTCCTACCTTTTCTTCAAGACTCATTAATTTTAATAAACTATCAACTTTAGACATAATTAATTCATCCACTTTAATTTCATTACTTTCTGGAGTGGTATTACAAGCTAATAGAAAAGTTAAAGTGATACTGAAAAAGATAATTTTTAGATTATTCATGCTATTTAATAGAAGTTATTCGTTTTATGCGTATTACAAATAATTCGAATGTTATAATTTAGAAAATTTTGAAGGAAGTTTAGATATCGGTGTTATTTTAATGTTCTTATAATATACTTCTGCAGCTTCAGATTGAATTTGAATTTTACCTCTACTTACAGGAATTGTTTTACCAGCAACATCGTAACGAGCATTTTTTATTCTGTTCACAACATGGCCATTTACTAAATGGATACTTTCGTTGTCTAAACAGTAAATTTCTAAGGTATTCCATGCGCCATTAGGGTTTTCATATAAAGAAGATTTAGTTGATCTTCCAGATTCAAAACCAGTAGCGTATTTTAAAGGAATTTCTTTTCCTTTAGGATTGTATATAAAAAAGGGTTTTCCTTTTTTGTTTAACTTTCTATCAGCAGGTACATCTTCATAGACATCGCCCAAAGCAATAAAATCTCCACAATCTCCTTCTTGTATTTGAAACTCTAAAGAAGCCATCCAAGTGTTCCAAAATGCTCCATGAACTCCTTTAGCATGATATAAAATACCGCTATCTCTTTTGCCTTTTATGCGAGGTTCCCATTTTTTTTCTCCCCATTTAAATTGGGTGGTAAAATGATAATTACCATATTCATTTTTAGAGGTTAACCCTCCGTATATTTTACCACTAATTTTTAAAACGTTTTTGTTATTTTCTTTGATGATAGAAAACACTTTTTTCGGATCATTATTTAAACCCATTGGTTTTCCTTTTGTGACATCTTTAGATTTTTCAAAATTGATATCCACCGAAGGATGAACAGCTCCTATCCAAACATCCCATTTAGACAAGTTTGAATCTAATAAATCTTCGCCATTTTTATCAATAGCAACATTCTTTTCTTTTATAGTCCATAAAATTCCTTCTTTTAAATGTTGTAGAAAATCGGTATTTGTATATGCTTCTTTGGTGTGTCCCATTCCGGTATAAAAAATACGACCACCTTGAAAATGATGATACCAAGAAATAGCATGTTTTGTCCCCATCCTTTTACCTGAATAAGAAGTTTCATCCAATTCTAATAATACATTGACATGTTTTGCAGCAGGTTTTTTAAAATTGTACCATTCATCAAATACTTCAAATGTATCATTGTAATGCGCTATTGCAGCATGGTTACTTTCTTTATTAACTTTTAGCGTAGCTTTTTGTTGTTTTGGATGCGATTTAAATTGTGCTCCAATCATTTGTTCATAAAAAGGCCAATCGTATTCAGTGTCGGTAGCAGCATGAATACCAACAAAACCACCGCCTTCATTTATGTATTTTTCAAAATCTTTTTCTTGTTGATTATTTAAGACATTACCTGTAGTGTTTAAAAAAACAAGTGTTTTATATTTTTTTAAATTCTGATAATTAAATTGTAAAGAATCTTCTGTAGTATCTGTTTTCCATCCATTTTCTTGTCCTAATTTTTTGATGGCTGTAATCCCTTCTGTAATAGATTTGTGTCTGTATCCATTTGTTTTTGAGAAAATTAAAATGGTGTTTTCTGTCTTTTTAGAAAAAGTGTTGTATTGTTTTTTTACTTTACAGCTAATAATTAAACTGAAAAAAAATATTGTAAGTAGTGTAGTTTTTATAATTGGTTTTTTCATTTTTAGTTGTCTTGTTTTGGAATTATTTATAAGATAAAGATAGTAGTTTGTTTAAAGTTTTTTTTTAATGATTAGTTATTCAAATAAACTAATTAAATATAATCTTAAGGAAAACAAAATGTCTTTGTAAAACAACTGATGTTCTTTTTCTGAATTAACTGTTTTATTCCTTCTTGTTTAAATCTAAATAATTCATTTTTTTTGAGAGTGGATAAATTACAATTAATTGATGATGAAAACGGATTAGATAATAGGTGGTGTTAAAAAGATGATTGATGATGTTAAAAGTTAACAATTAGTACGTTATTGCATTTCAAATAAATATTAAAACTAAAATATCTATTATGAAAAACTTTAAAGCTTATGGTATCATTTTTTGTTTGTTTATAATGATTTTCGTAGTTATAACTAGATGTCAAAAAGCAATACCAGAACCACCCATATTTAAAGTTTCTAAAACAAATGAGCCAATAATTATTGATGGAAAAATGGATGAAGCTATTTGGTCTAAAACGGAAAGCAGAACATTTGATTTTACTTATAATGAAGAAAAACCAAGTGATAAACAAAAAACAACACTTAGAATGTTATGGGATGAAAATAACCTATACCTTTTTTATGAATTGGAAGATAAATATTTAAATGCTAGAGAGACAGAAAGAGATGGTGCACCTTATTTTGATGATTGTGCAGAAATCTTTATAATACCAACTCCAGAAAGCTTAGATACACATTTTTGCTTTGAAATTAATCTATACAAAGCGGTTAACGATCTTCTCTTTTTTAATGATTATTATGAGAATACGAATACTGCATTAAAAACTTTTAATCCCGTTAGTAAAGTTGAAGTTGTTTATAATGGTACTGTAAATGATAATTCTGATATTGATAAGGGATGGACTATGGAATTAAAAATCCCGTTAACTACTTTTGGCTTTTTAAGTAAATTTGAGCCCGTACAAGAGGGGAGTAAATGGAGGTTTTTAGCAATCAGACAAGAAAGAAACGAAGCGGAAGGTGAACGCAGAATTACTTCTACTATTTTCCCTATTTATGATATATCAAAAGATGTGCATCAACCAGATAAATTTGGGTTAATGGAGTTTGTTAATTAGTAGTGGTTGTATAAAGTATTATCTGTTTTTATTAAAAAAAAGTAATGTTTTTTCTAGATGCTTTATCCAATAAGACCATTCATGACTTCCTTTTAATTCTTCAAATACATGAGGAATATTTTCTTTTAAAAGTTCCTCATGTAGTAATTTATTAGCCGGAAATAGACTGTCATTAATACCGCAATCAAAACGAATAGTAGGTAAGCTGTTTTTATGATCTTTTAGAATGTCTATTATATTAGGAGTTTTACTTTCTTTTAGATACTCATCTAAAGGATCATCTGTAAAAAGTTGCATTTGTTCTAATTTGGTAATAGAACTATGCCCGGAAATTGCTTTAAATTTCTCAGGAAATCGTCCGCCTAAAGACAAAGCGCCATAACCTCCCATAGACAAACCACCAATACATGTTGATGTAGAATTCTTGGCTTCCGGAATATTTTCTTTAACAGCCGTAATCACATCATTCACAATCCAATGATCAAATTGTTTTTGATGATGAGAAAAATAGGCAGAACCATCTTCCCAAAGTCCGTCTGAAGGCATTGCAATTATAGCGGGTTTTATGGTGCCGTTTTGCATTAATCGTTCTGCCGTTTTATGAGCACCTCCTTTTAGCGCCCAAATCCAAGCACTTCCATAAACGCCATGTAATAAGATATATATTGGTAAATTTTCGAGATTATCCACTTGTGGTACATACAAACAAATATCTCCTCTACCTTTTAAATTAGGCGTTTTTACGGTTAAAAATCTTAGTCCTTGAGATTCGAAATTAGAATCTGAAAGTTCTACAGTTTTAAAGCTTGATGCCATATAAATTTTTAATTTATAATTAATGAATTGTTGGTTCCTTGTAATTTTTTCGATTTAATGGCAACTTTAACAGCTCCTTTTTCTTTCGATTTCACAAAAATAGCAGCTTGTCCGTTAAAGAATTTTCTTTCGGGTTTCGATAAGTTTTGCAAATTGGTTGGATCTCCATTTCCGGATGCTAAAAATGTAGCGGCTCCATCAACTTGTATGTGCATGTTCTCATTGTAATTTACACATAAATTGCCGATTTTATCTAAAACAGAAATTATATAAACACCAACTTCTCCGTTTTTAATGGTTTTTAATTCTGGTTTTATTTCTATATGATGAGGCTCACCAGCAGTTACTCTTATTACTTCAGCAACTTTCTTTCCTTTTTTATTATAAGCCACAATTTTTGCTTCTCCCGGTTCATAAACTACAGCATCCCAAACAATAGCGTAAGCCTTAAATAAATCCCAATTACCACCTCCAGAAGCAGATTTGTCTATAGAATTACTTTCATACCTATGATTTTTTAATGGTTTTTTAGTTTGAATTCCATAACTTTTTCCATTTACAAATAATTCAGCTTTTTCATAAGATGTATAGCAAACTACTGGAATTTCTTTCCCTTTCATTTCAGGTAAAGTCCAATGAGGAAAAAAGTGTAGTACATCTTTATCCTTTTTCCATTGTGTTTGATATAAGTAGAATTTATCTTTTTCTAAACCAATAAAATCTACTGGCGCAAAATAAGAACTTCTAGCTTTTACTTCGTGATAAGGAGAAGGTTCTCCTAAATAATCATAACCCGTCCAAACAAATTCGCCATAAACAGTTGTGTTTTTGTCTTGTGCAGCAAACTCTTTATAAGCAGGATATCCCCAAGAAACATTGGTAGTTTCATAGTTACCAGGATAGCCATCTTTATAGGTATTTGTATTTAAAGAGTTTCCTCTTTTTGTATGAATTGTATCAAAAACTACTGGGAATTTATAGCTGTTTCTAACACTAACGGATCCGCCAGTTTCACTTGCGAAAAACTTTAAATTCGGATATTCTTTTCTAATTAGATTGTAAAGACCAGGTTTATAATTAAAGGCTGCAACATCAACGATTTTTGCCATTCCGCTTTTTAAAGAACCAGAAGCTGAGTTAAAACCGGCAGTTGTAGCTCGCGTTGTATCTAAAGTTTTCACAATTTTATTTAAGTAACCGGTAATGTTATTTGGATCGTGTTTGTATTGTTCCATAATTTCATTACCAATACTCCACATAATTATACTTGGGTGATTTCTATCACGCAAAATCATATCTGTTAAGTCTGTTTTTGCCCATTTGTCAAAATGTTTAGAATACCCATTCATTACTTTACCAATTTGCCATTCGTCAAAAGCTTCATCAATGGCTAAAAGTCCCATTTCATCACAAATATCTAACGCTTCTGGAGCAGGAGGATTGTGAGAAAAACGAATTGCATTTACACCCATTTCTTTCATTTTTCTCATCTGACGGACAAATAATTCCTTATGAAAAGCGGCACCAACAGGACCTAAATCATGATGCATATTAACACCTTTAAATCTTATTTTTTGATCATTCAAATAAAATCCATCTACTTCAAAACGGATACTTCTTATTCCAAAAGGTGTTGTATAGGTATTAACAACTTTGCGACCTTTTAAAATAGATGTTTTAAGTTGATATAAATAAGGTGTATTTAAATTCCAAAGTTTTGGTTTAGAAACTTTAAATTTTTCAGATATTTTAGTATTTTTCTGAATGGTGATCTCTTTTGATTTTCTTTCGATTTGTTTTCCGTCAGGAGAAATGATTTCATTAATCATTGTATAATTTCCACTTCCTAAAATTTCAATATCTACGTGTACCTCAGCATGTCTTTTTGCAATAACAGGAGTCGTTACAAAAGTCCCCCAGGTTTTAACGTGCGTTTTATTAGTTTTAATTATGGATACTTTTCTATACAAACCAGCTCCAGGATACCAACGAGATTGACTATTAAAATTTTCTAATCGAACGGCAATTGTATTGTCTCCGGATTTTAGAAATTTTGTAATATCAAAATGGAAAGAAATATAACCAAAAGGACGCTCACCAACATATTGGCCATTTACATACACTTTTGCGTTGCTCATTGCTCCGTCAAAAAGAATCTGAACTTTTTCTTCTAATTCTGATGCTGTAATGGAATAATTTGTTCTATACCATCCAATGCCAACATAAGGCAATGCACCAGATCTACCAGTTCTGTATCTTGGTTTGGTTTCACCATCTTGTATTACAGTTGTTAATTGCACATCATGCGCAAAATTAAAATCTTGTTGTACTGCCCAATCATGAGGAACTGTTACGTTTTCCCAATCAGCATCATCAAAATCTTTTTGAAAAGCTGCACCATAATCGTAATTGGTGAATTTCCAGTTTTTTAATAATTCGGTTTCTTGAGCAGAAATAAAACTAAAAATGCTACTAAAAACAATAATTAAAATTGATGTTTTTCTATTCATAATAATTGGAATAAATTTAATTTTTATCTTCTAATTTATAAGTTCTGATGTAATCGATATAAGTTGTTCTGTCATCTTTTGATGCACTTGCTACTTTTCCTCCATCTTCCGGGATAGGATTCCAATCATACTTTTCAATGGAAAAATGAAGAAATAATTCTTGGTCAAAATTTACTGGTGGATTTACAGTATAAACGTGTTTCCCGTCTAAATAGAACAACAATTCCGTTGGACTTTTCCACCAACAACCATACGTGTAATACTTATCGGAATTTTTAACATCAGGATAAACAACGGCTTGACTACGAATTGCTTCATTACAATTTGTTTTCCTATGAATGGTATTTGAGTGCATTATTTTATCCCATTTTTTGCCCCATTCTTCAGCTAAAGGAGAAATAGAACCCACAGATTCTGTAATGTCTATTTCATGTTTAAAATCACAAATATTTTTAGACATCAGCCAGAAACCACCACCCATTTCTGTTTTATTCATTTTAAATTTGGCTTCAAAATAATGACCATAAGAGATTGATTTTGATGCTCTAATAATACCTCCATAATAATTATAAACAGAAGGCGTACTGTATTTATAACTTGTAAAAGTTTTATCTAATTTACCAACTTCAATTTCTAATTTTCCTTTATTAAGTGTAATCGAACTTTCTTTAAATAGGGCAGGAGACCTTCCAATCCAACCAAAATCTGGATGTCCTTCAGGATCTGCAATCCATTTCCTTTTATTTAGTTTTTTTCCATTAAATTCATCAGAAAGATTTTTAATAACGGTCCACTTTTTTCCTTCTGGTGCTTTTATTTGCGCACTAAAATTTGTTGTAAAAATTAAAAAACTAATTAATACTAAAGCTTGAATTCTGTATTTCATAAAAATTAAGAATATTATATTAATTAATCAAAAACAATAACTCCTTTTGCATTTTTACCCGCTAACATATCATCAAAAGCCTGTTGTAAATCTTCTAAAGGATATGTTCTGGTAATCATTTCATCTAATAATAAATCGCCTTTATCATATAAATTCACCAATTTTGGGAAATCTATTTGTGGTCTACATTTTCCATATAATGGATTGATGTAAATTTTATCCCATTCAAAAAGATTCATATCTATTGATATAGTTTCTTCAATACCACTAACTTGAACAGCAGTTCCTGCATTTCTAATCATTGCCAATGGCGCAGCGCCTAAAGCAGGAATTGCAGTACACTCAAAAGCGTAATCTGCACCTCTTCCTTCTGTTAATTTCTTTACTTCTTCTGATGCTTGCATCAATCCAACATCATTTTTATCTGCTAAAATAGTATGCGTTGCTCCAAATTGTTTCGCCATTTCTAAACGTTCTGCATTAATATCAATTGCAATTATTTTTGCTGCTCCAGATATTCTAGCACCTTGAATTACGTTTAAACCTACACCTCCAGTTCCTAAAATTACGGCAGAACTTCCCGCAGTAACTTTCGCCGTATTTACAGCAGAACCATAACCTGTCATTACACCACAACTAATAATACTTGCGGATGGCATTGGCATTTCGCTTTTTAATTTTACACAAGCAGATTCTTTTACCAAAGCGTATTCTGCAAGCGTACCAATATTAAAAGAGCGTTCTATTGGTTGGTTATTCCATTTAGACCCTTCTAAATGTGCGTGACCAGGAGTAAATCCGTTTCCTCCAGCGGTTACGGGCGAATTATTTTCACAAATATGTTGATTGCCTTCTTGACACTGAAAGCATTTCATACAAGGAGTTGCCCAATTTAAAATAACTTTATCACCAACTTCAAAATCGGTGACATCTGCACCAATTTCCGCTATAATTCCTGCACCTTCATGACCTAAAATAATTGGTTTTCCCCAAAGTAAAGAATCGTGATCTGTATGACACAAACCGGCTGCTTTAATTTTTACGATAATTTCATCTCCTTTTGGATCTGCTATTGTTATGGTATCAATAATGAATTTTCCATCTCCTGTAGCAATTGCAGATTTAGATTGTATGCTCATAGTTTTATTTTTTATAAAAAAGTAGTTGGTTTCATAGGTATTGAAACATCCACCAATTTTGTTTTGTCTATTTTTTGTTTTCCTTTTATAAATCTTGTTCCTAATACAAAGGCTTTCCCGTTGTTAATGGCATCTACAGCTAATAACTCATCATCTTTAAAATACCAAACAGAAAAACTTGTATTTTCTGTTGCTTCTTTTCTGATTAAAACATCATTGTAGCCGTTAGATAAACCAACCATTTGTAATTTTACATCATATTGATCTGACCAAAACCAAGGAATGGTGTCATAGATAAATTCTTTGCCACAAATTGAAGCTGCTGCAACTTTACTTTGGTCTACTGCATTTTGTACAGATTCTAAACGTAGAAATCTATTATAATGTGGATTGAAATGAAAAGTACAATCGCCAATAGAATAGATGTTTTCATCATTCGTTTTAGCAAACTCATTAACTTTTATTCCTTGTTCAATTTCTAAATCAGCATTTTTAGCAAGCTCTGTATTCACACGGAT is a genomic window containing:
- a CDS encoding alpha/beta hydrolase family protein, translating into MASSFKTVELSDSNFESQGLRFLTVKTPNLKGRGDICLYVPQVDNLENLPIYILLHGVYGSAWIWALKGGAHKTAERLMQNGTIKPAIIAMPSDGLWEDGSAYFSHHQKQFDHWIVNDVITAVKENIPEAKNSTSTCIGGLSMGGYGALSLGGRFPEKFKAISGHSSITKLEQMQLFTDDPLDEYLKESKTPNIIDILKDHKNSLPTIRFDCGINDSLFPANKLLHEELLKENIPHVFEELKGSHEWSYWIKHLEKTLLFFNKNR
- a CDS encoding ThuA domain-containing protein, translating into MKKPIIKTTLLTIFFFSLIISCKVKKQYNTFSKKTENTILIFSKTNGYRHKSITEGITAIKKLGQENGWKTDTTEDSLQFNYQNLKKYKTLVFLNTTGNVLNNQQEKDFEKYINEGGGFVGIHAATDTEYDWPFYEQMIGAQFKSHPKQQKATLKVNKESNHAAIAHYNDTFEVFDEWYNFKKPAAKHVNVLLELDETSYSGKRMGTKHAISWYHHFQGGRIFYTGMGHTKEAYTNTDFLQHLKEGILWTIKEKNVAIDKNGEDLLDSNLSKWDVWIGAVHPSVDINFEKSKDVTKGKPMGLNNDPKKVFSIIKENNKNVLKISGKIYGGLTSKNEYGNYHFTTQFKWGEKKWEPRIKGKRDSGILYHAKGVHGAFWNTWMASLEFQIQEGDCGDFIALGDVYEDVPADRKLNKKGKPFFIYNPKGKEIPLKYATGFESGRSTKSSLYENPNGAWNTLEIYCLDNESIHLVNGHVVNRIKNARYDVAGKTIPVSRGKIQIQSEAAEVYYKNIKITPISKLPSKFSKL
- a CDS encoding carbohydrate-binding family 9-like protein, which produces MKNFKAYGIIFCLFIMIFVVITRCQKAIPEPPIFKVSKTNEPIIIDGKMDEAIWSKTESRTFDFTYNEEKPSDKQKTTLRMLWDENNLYLFYELEDKYLNARETERDGAPYFDDCAEIFIIPTPESLDTHFCFEINLYKAVNDLLFFNDYYENTNTALKTFNPVSKVEVVYNGTVNDNSDIDKGWTMELKIPLTTFGFLSKFEPVQEGSKWRFLAIRQERNEAEGERRITSTIFPIYDISKDVHQPDKFGLMEFVN
- a CDS encoding glycoside hydrolase family 2 TIM barrel-domain containing protein, with product MNRKTSILIIVFSSIFSFISAQETELLKNWKFTNYDYGAAFQKDFDDADWENVTVPHDWAVQQDFNFAHDVQLTTVIQDGETKPRYRTGRSGALPYVGIGWYRTNYSITASELEEKVQILFDGAMSNAKVYVNGQYVGERPFGYISFHFDITKFLKSGDNTIAVRLENFNSQSRWYPGAGLYRKVSIIKTNKTHVKTWGTFVTTPVIAKRHAEVHVDIEILGSGNYTMINEIISPDGKQIERKSKEITIQKNTKISEKFKVSKPKLWNLNTPYLYQLKTSILKGRKVVNTYTTPFGIRSIRFEVDGFYLNDQKIRFKGVNMHHDLGPVGAAFHKELFVRQMRKMKEMGVNAIRFSHNPPAPEALDICDEMGLLAIDEAFDEWQIGKVMNGYSKHFDKWAKTDLTDMILRDRNHPSIIMWSIGNEIMEQYKHDPNNITGYLNKIVKTLDTTRATTAGFNSASGSLKSGMAKIVDVAAFNYKPGLYNLIRKEYPNLKFFASETGGSVSVRNSYKFPVVFDTIHTKRGNSLNTNTYKDGYPGNYETTNVSWGYPAYKEFAAQDKNTTVYGEFVWTGYDYLGEPSPYHEVKARSSYFAPVDFIGLEKDKFYLYQTQWKKDKDVLHFFPHWTLPEMKGKEIPVVCYTSYEKAELFVNGKSYGIQTKKPLKNHRYESNSIDKSASGGGNWDLFKAYAIVWDAVVYEPGEAKIVAYNKKGKKVAEVIRVTAGEPHHIEIKPELKTIKNGEVGVYIISVLDKIGNLCVNYNENMHIQVDGAATFLASGNGDPTNLQNLSKPERKFFNGQAAIFVKSKEKGAVKVAIKSKKLQGTNNSLIIN